The Elusimicrobiota bacterium region CGACCTTCATGTGCGTCATCGGCCTCGTCGGCTCGCTCGGGATCGAGAACCGGGTCAAGGAGTACTTCTTCTGGTACCTCGTCCTCGAGGTCGGCATGATCGGCGTGTTCTGCGCGCTCGACCTCATCCTCTTCTACGTGTTCTGGGAGCTCACGCTCGTCCCGATGTACTTCCTGATCGGCGTCTGGGGAGGGCCCCGCAAGGAGTTCGCCGCGATCAAGTTCTTCCTGTACACCTTGACCGGCTCGGTGTTCATGCTCCTGGCCATACTCGCCCTGTACTTCGCGAGCCCCGCCCCTCACACCTTCGACATGCTCGAGCTCGCCAAGATGACCGGCGGCTGGGACAGGACCTTCCAGATCCTCGTCTTCCTCGGCCTGTACTTCGGCATGGCGATCAAGATCCCGGCCTTCCCGTTCCACACCTGGCTGCCGCTGGCCCACGTCGAGGCTCCGACCGCGATCTCGGTCATCCTGGCGGCGGTCCTGCTCAAGATGGGCGTCTACGGCCTGCTTCGCATTTCCTATACACTGAGCCCCTTGGGCTTCCAGTGGTTCCTGCCGGCCCTCATCGTCATCGCGGTCGTCAACATCGTCTACGGCGCGCTGTGCGCCATGGCGCAGACCGACATGAAGAAGATGGTCGCCTACTCGTCGGTCAACCACATGGGCTACTGCCTGCTCGGCATCGCCGGCATGACCACGGCGGGCTTCACCGGCGCGGTGTTCCAGATGCTGACGCACGGCATCATCACGGGCGCGCTGTTCCTCCTCGTCGGCGTGATCTACGACCGCGCGCACACCCGCGACATCTCGGCGTTCGGCGGGCTGGCGGTCAAGCTCCCGGTCTACGCCGCCTTGATGTCGCTGACCGCGTTCGCCTCGCTGGGCCTGCCCGGCCTCGCCGGCTTCATCGGCGAGTTCCTGTGCTTCCTCGGGGCGTTCCAGACCTGGAAGCTCGCCGCGGCGATCTCGGTGCTCGGCATCATCGCGACGGCCGCCTTCTTCCTGCGCATGATGCAGAAGGTGTTCCTCGGGAAGTTCAACGAGAAGTGGGCCGGCCTCGAGGACATGACGGCGCGCGAGCTCATCTCGATCGTGCCCCTCGCGGTCCTGACGGTGCTCTTCGGCGTGTACCCGAAGTGGCCGCTCGACCTCATGAACAAGACGATCGAGCACATGCTGGGGAAGTGAGATGAACAACCTGCGGCTGCTCCTCCCGGAGACGATCCTGGCGACGCTGGCGCTCGGCGTGGCCTTCGCGGACCTGATCCTGCCGGCCAAGCGGGCCCGCGCGCTGTACCATCTCGCCTGGCTCTCGGCCGCGGGCGTCCTGGCCTGGGTGGCGCTGTCCCTCGGCGACGCCTCGACGCACGGCGCCGGCTCGATGTGGTCCGTCGACCCGTTCAGCCAGTTCTTCAAGGTGACGACCTTGCTCACCTGCGTGCTGTGCCTGCTGCTCGGCCTCGACTACAAGGAGCTTCCGGAGAGCCAGGCCGGGACCTTCTCGGCGCTGATGCTCCTCTCGACGGCTGGGCTGATGTATCTCGTCTCCTCGACGAACCTGCTGATGATCTTCGTCGCCCTCGAGCTGGTCTCGATCTCCTCCTTCATCCTGACGGGCTTCGAGCGCAAGAACCCGAAGTCCAACGAAGGCTCGATGAAGTACTTCCTGTTCGGCGCGTTCTCCTCGGCCATCCTCGTCTACGGGATCTCGCTGTACTACGGGGCCACGGGGACGACGCAGCTCGCCGCGGCCTCCGCCGCCCCCGGCCCGATGCTGATCCTGTCGCTCGTGCTCATCCTCCTCGGCTTCGCCTTCAAGGCGTCGCTCGCGCCGATGCACTTCTGGGTGCCCGACGCCTACGAGGGGGCGCCCACGCCGGTGACGACCTTCCTGTCCGTCGCGCCCAAGCTCGCGACCTTCGCGGCGTTGGCCCGCGTGTTCGGCGCGGTCTTCCCGCTGCAGGCCTACGACCTGACCTTGCTGTTCGCGATCATGGCCGCGCTCACGATGACGATCGGCAACTTCACGGCGATGTTCCAGACCGACGTCAAGCGCCTGCTCGCCTACTCGTCGATCGCGCAGGCGGGCTACCTGCTGATCGGCCTCGCCGTCGGCTCGCCGCTCGGACGCGAGGGCGTGATGCTGTACTCGTTCGTCTACGTCGCGATGAACGTCGGCGCGTTCGCCGTCGTCCAGGCCGTCGGCTCGGCGAAGGGCAGCTACGACCTCTCCTCGTTCGACGGCCTGGCCAAGAACCGGCTCGGCCTCGCGCTGTCGCTCATGTTCTGCCTGCTGTCGCTCGCGGGCATCCCGCCGCTGGCGGGCTTCATGGGCAAGCTGGTGATCTTCTCCTCGGCCGTCCAGGCGGGGCAGTGGTGGCTGGCCGTCGTCGGCGTCCTCAACAGCGTCGTCTCGGTCTACTACTACTTCGCGATCGCCCACCGGATGTTCTTCCGCGACCCCTCGGACGAGGCCGCCATCCCGGTCGGCGCCTACGTCTGCGGCGGCGTGGCCTTGGCCGTCGTCGGCGTCCTGCTGTTCGGCATCCATCCCGAGCCGCTGATCGCGGGCGTGCGCGCTTCGACGCAGATCCTGCCTTAGCCCGGAAAGATTTCGCGGGAAAATATTCAACCACAAAGACACCAAGACACGAAGAAATAACCGCTTAAGTGACCGTCATTGCCGCTAGTCGTGCTATAATCTTAGCGTAATGACACGAGCGCTCCTGGTGCTGTTCTTGGCCGTGCCCGCCTCCGCCGATCCCGCGGCGATGTCGGCCACTCTCGAGGCGCTGCGCAGCCAGGCCGCCGCCGACCCCGCGTCTTTCGGCGCCCGCGAGGACGCCTCGGCCCGCGCCGGCAAGTCCTTCGACCAGAGCTTCACCATCCAGACTTTGACGCCGGTCGAGTTCGTCACGGTCGGAGAGCCGCGCAAGAACCCGCCGCCGGCGCTCGACGAGACGCCGGCGCCGCCCCGCAAGGAGCCCGCGGCGCAGCCGCCGGCCGACAACCCCGGCGCGGGCACCGACTACTACTTCGAGGGCAAGAAGCCGCTCAACGGCATCACCATCTACACGCCCGTCAAGGGCGACGGCTCCACCTCGGGCGGGGAATCCCCGACCGCGAAGTACGGCAAGTATGGGAAGTACGCCGTGATCGGCGGCGTCGCCTTGCTCGGCGTCGGCCTGGCCCTCGGCGGCACGCCGCTCGTAGCGCTCGCCCTCGTCGGCGGCATCCTCATCGGCGCGGGCGCCGTCCTCTCCTTCCTTTTCGGCAAGAAGAAGTAGACCGGGCCTCGCGCCGGCGGGCTACTTGTTCCAGTTGAGCTTGCGGTCGTCCGGCGCCGCGGAGGACTGGACCTTCAGATGCACCGCGGCGCCCAGGGCCGCGCACACGCCCGCGGTCCCGAGCCAGCGCCAGCCGCCGCCTGAGCCGGAGAAAGCGGCCCACCACGCCGCCGCGCGCTCCGCGAGCCCCGCGCCCCAGGGCTGCGTCTCCGGCACGGTCCAGGTCAGGGCGGAGACCAGCAGGCACAGCGCGGCGACTAGGCCGAGGACGCGCGACCAGTGCGCCTCGGAGCGGTCCTGGCCCCATTGCCCGAGGTACGCGGTGCCGAACAGGGCGATGTATCCGACGGCCGCGACGATGGCGGGCTCGAGCACGGGCATCGCGACGCCGCCGCCGAACGCCTGCCGCGCCCAGCACGCCGCCGCCCCGGCGCAGCCGGCGGCGCTGAGCGCCCGGCGCCAGGCGTTCGAGCGGTCCCCGTAGGTCAGCGCCGCGGGGGCCAGCGCGAGGAAGGCCGCGCCGGCGGCCCAGTCCTCGGGACCGGCCCGCCGCCACTGCCAGCCGAAGGCGAGGACGCCGAACGCGCTGAGCAGGCCGACGAAGGCGCTCTTGGAGCCGAGCGCGGAGGCGGGCGCGGGCGCGGGGGGCGGAGGGGGGAGGGGGACGGCGCGGTCGACGGGCGCGGAGGCGCGCGCGGGGGCGGACGCGGGATCGGGGTACTGGGGACGCGGAGCGTCCGCGCGGGGGGCCGCGGGCAGGATCTTGAACGGCGAGCCGCTCGTGTCCGTCTCGAGAAGCATCCCGACCGAGAGCATCTCCTTGAGCAGGACGAAGGCGTCGGCCGGGCGGTCCTCGACCTTCTTGGCCATCAGCCGGCGCAGGAGGCCGGCGGCGCGCTCCGTGATCTCCGGACGCAGGTTCCGGACCTCGGGGGGAGGCTCGTCGCGGTGCCGCATCAGCGCGTCCAGCGCCTCGCCGGGGTAGGGGGGCTCTCCGGTCAGCGCGTAATACCAGGTCGCGCCCAGCGCGTAGAGGTCCGACCGGGGGTCGGGAGGGCCGCCGTAGGCCTGCTCAGGCGCCATGAAATGGAAGGAGCCGGCGACCGTCTCGTCCGCGGCCGCGGCGGCGCCGGCGGGGCGAGCGATGCCGAAGTCGGCGAGCTTCACCGCGCCGCGCGCGTCGACGAGGATGTTCCCGGGCTTGATGTCCCGGTGCACGAGCCCGGCCTTGTGCGCGGCCCCGAGCGCGGACGCGGTCTCCCGGATGATCTCGAGGGCCTCGTCCGGGGAGAGGCGCCGGAGGCGCTTGACCCTCGCCTCGAGGGACTCGCCGTCCACCCACTGCATCACGATGTAGGGGATGCCGCGATCCTCCCCGACCTCGTGGATCGCGACGATGCGGGGGTCCTCGAGCTTGGCCGCGCTGCGCGCCTCGGCCAGGATCTGCTCGCGCACCGCGGCGCCGTTGGTGCCCGCGCCGCCGGCGTCGACGAGCTTCACCGCGACGGCGCGGTCGAGGGCGATGTGGCGCGCCTTATAGACGCGGCCCATGCCGCCGCGGCCGATCAGCGCCTCGAGGCGGCACGGGCCGAGCGTGGTTCCGACCAGAGGATCCGGCTCGGAGGCGGCCATGCCGTCAATGATAACAGGGCCTGAGAACGCCCGCAAGGTGCTAAAATACCCGCCGATGTCTTGGCGCGGACCCGGGGCGGCGTGGCACTTGATCCTGTTGACGGGGGCGGTCTTTTCCGTGCGCCTCGGCCTGCGGGCGGAAGCCCGCATGATCATCCCTTTGGTCGACGGCCAGGCCCTGTACGGGCAGGACTCCGACGACGACTATGACGCGCCGCCGCAGGTGGAGGGGATCTCCGCCTCGGGCCGAGGACCCAAGACCTTCCAGCGCATCCGGAAGGCCTCCGGCTACCGCGCCGCGACCTACGGCTTCCAGAATTTCAACAAGGACAAGCTGGAGATTTCCTATCAGCTCCCGGAGAGGGATTTCCGCCCGTACAACGACTCCTTCGGCTACACGAAGGAAGGCATCGACGAGGTCAAGGCCTGGCGCGAGACCGCCCGGCAGAGCGCGTTCAAGCTCGCGGTCAAGCAGGGGAAGTCCCAGGCCCAGCTCGACAACGCGATCGCGGCCCTCGACAAGGAATACGACCAGCGCGTGAAGGCTTATCTCAGCTCGCGCGGCTTCCGCATGCTGAAGGGCAACGTGGTCACCGTGGACATGCCCGACCTCGTGCGCAAGAACGCGCCCATGATCAAGCCGCTGTCCCTGACCTTCGAGAAGATCGCGGCCCAGCGGAGGTACCGCTCGGGCGACATCATCGGGGCGGTGCTCTCCTTCGTGCAGACCGCGATGCACTACAAGCAGCCCGATCCCGTCTTCAGGGACAAGCACACGGGAGGGGTCCTGCCGCCGATCACGGCCGTGCTCGTCGGCTGGGGCGACTGCGACACCAAGACCGGCCTGGCGGCCTCCATCCTGTCCAACTGGGCCCAGATGAAGATGGTCGG contains the following coding sequences:
- a CDS encoding NADH-quinone oxidoreductase subunit M codes for the protein MLSLVTFAPLVGALIILCIPKEKVRAIQTVAFVFAGIALAASLAMLPGFSRGTHEMQFVERCSWIPSFGVQYFMGVDGLSFPLVLLTTFMCVIGLVGSLGIENRVKEYFFWYLVLEVGMIGVFCALDLILFYVFWELTLVPMYFLIGVWGGPRKEFAAIKFFLYTLTGSVFMLLAILALYFASPAPHTFDMLELAKMTGGWDRTFQILVFLGLYFGMAIKIPAFPFHTWLPLAHVEAPTAISVILAAVLLKMGVYGLLRISYTLSPLGFQWFLPALIVIAVVNIVYGALCAMAQTDMKKMVAYSSVNHMGYCLLGIAGMTTAGFTGAVFQMLTHGIITGALFLLVGVIYDRAHTRDISAFGGLAVKLPVYAALMSLTAFASLGLPGLAGFIGEFLCFLGAFQTWKLAAAISVLGIIATAAFFLRMMQKVFLGKFNEKWAGLEDMTARELISIVPLAVLTVLFGVYPKWPLDLMNKTIEHMLGK
- a CDS encoding NADH-quinone oxidoreductase subunit N: MNNLRLLLPETILATLALGVAFADLILPAKRARALYHLAWLSAAGVLAWVALSLGDASTHGAGSMWSVDPFSQFFKVTTLLTCVLCLLLGLDYKELPESQAGTFSALMLLSTAGLMYLVSSTNLLMIFVALELVSISSFILTGFERKNPKSNEGSMKYFLFGAFSSAILVYGISLYYGATGTTQLAAASAAPGPMLILSLVLILLGFAFKASLAPMHFWVPDAYEGAPTPVTTFLSVAPKLATFAALARVFGAVFPLQAYDLTLLFAIMAALTMTIGNFTAMFQTDVKRLLAYSSIAQAGYLLIGLAVGSPLGREGVMLYSFVYVAMNVGAFAVVQAVGSAKGSYDLSSFDGLAKNRLGLALSLMFCLLSLAGIPPLAGFMGKLVIFSSAVQAGQWWLAVVGVLNSVVSVYYYFAIAHRMFFRDPSDEAAIPVGAYVCGGVALAVVGVLLFGIHPEPLIAGVRASTQILP
- a CDS encoding serine/threonine protein kinase, which codes for MAASEPDPLVGTTLGPCRLEALIGRGGMGRVYKARHIALDRAVAVKLVDAGGAGTNGAAVREQILAEARSAAKLEDPRIVAIHEVGEDRGIPYIVMQWVDGESLEARVKRLRRLSPDEALEIIRETASALGAAHKAGLVHRDIKPGNILVDARGAVKLADFGIARPAGAAAAADETVAGSFHFMAPEQAYGGPPDPRSDLYALGATWYYALTGEPPYPGEALDALMRHRDEPPPEVRNLRPEITERAAGLLRRLMAKKVEDRPADAFVLLKEMLSVGMLLETDTSGSPFKILPAAPRADAPRPQYPDPASAPARASAPVDRAVPLPPPPPAPAPASALGSKSAFVGLLSAFGVLAFGWQWRRAGPEDWAAGAAFLALAPAALTYGDRSNAWRRALSAAGCAGAAACWARQAFGGGVAMPVLEPAIVAAVGYIALFGTAYLGQWGQDRSEAHWSRVLGLVAALCLLVSALTWTVPETQPWGAGLAERAAAWWAAFSGSGGGWRWLGTAGVCAALGAAVHLKVQSSAAPDDRKLNWNK